A window of Tetrapisispora phaffii CBS 4417 chromosome 9, complete genome contains these coding sequences:
- the TOA1 gene encoding transcription initiation factor IIA large subunit (similar to Saccharomyces cerevisiae TOA1 (YOR194C); ancestral locus Anc_8.603): protein MSNKEASKVYEIIVNNVISDVREEFENVGIDEQTLQDLRRVWREKLSEVKTTTLSWDNAPMDNIQQQIQDQAQLAKDGGEITVKSETQGLVLPGLDPSSTTTTNGIQQNTNKSEVPSVVKTEEGHQEIKAEENIEDPNKLEKGQQFELEIETQLNPMSSTTSLDGDLKVSDEKEKAQKTKRSALLDTDEVGSELDDSDDDYLISEGEDEGPDENLLLCLYEKVTRTKARWKCSLKDGIATINRRDYTFQKAHVEAEWV from the coding sequence ATGTCAAATAAGGAAGCTAGTAAAGTCTATGAAATCATTGTAAACAATGTTATCTCTGACGTTAGAGAAGAATTCGAAAATGTAGGTATTGACGAACAAACCCTTCAAGATTTGAGAAGAGTCTGGAGAGAAAAACTTTCAGAAGTTAAAACTACAACTTTGTCATGGGATAATGCTCCGATGGATAATATACAACAGCAAATACAAGATCAAGCCCAATTAGCTAAGGATGGTGGAGAGATAACAGTGAAATCAGAAACACAAGGGTTGGTCCTACCGGGTCTGGACCCAAGTTCAACTACTACAACTAATGGCATACaacaaaatacaaataaaagtGAAGTACCCTCTGTTGTGAAGACGGAAGAGGGGCATCAAGAAATCAAAgcagaagaaaatatagaGGATCCAAATAAATTGGAGAAGGGACAACAATTTGAACTGGAGATTGAAACTCAACTGAACCCAATGAGTTCAACTACTTCACTAGATGGAGACCTTAAAGTTTCTGATGAAAAAGAGAAAGCCCAAAAAACAAAGAGAAGTGCATTATTAGATACAGATGAAGTTGGATCCGAACTAGACGATTCAGATGATgattatttgatttcagAGGGTGAAGATGAAGGTCCTGATGAAAATCTATTGCTATGTCTTTACGAAAAAGTTACGAGAACAAAAGCAAGATGGAAGTGTTCTTTAAAAGATGGTATCGCTACTATTAATCGTCGTGACTATACTTTTCAAAAAGCTCATGTAGAAGCAGAATGGGtctaa
- the GDE1 gene encoding glycerophosphocholine phosphodiesterase (similar to Saccharomyces cerevisiae GDE1 (YPL110C); ancestral locus Anc_8.599) produces MKFGKSFPRYQVPSWSSKYINYKLLKRKIKKVEEEQDLLFAEENGLKRNNDGDSIGKSLPRINTRRNPTDVNHYYLNNKKVKQLISEFNESLNISIKKVEDFYNVKTAEYEARLVKLLTSKQFRIIDTLFKEYNERGEELTIDKADLPQYLIDDLKEIKTQLVRLIGHFQDLKSFCEMNKKACYKILKKADKKLRVLDRDKYYDEQIRSLNFESYVTIRDGISKIERIMKSLVPLLLDLEKNSITEVSTIFNEGSETERNNTPKPIKLNSNVIGHGDVLNAIKSDDQEELLILLNAEYGTIENIPIRYFLNLLNTSAIFLAFNCMKTILQNISSLEDDSDINNRNFFHYHIISLGENSHLMNEFTQGMSLYRASSNEETKNYLLTKEVSRTFDTESLQDSSSKISIALLYILDNLPEKFRSLLSNRDVYGKTPLHYSAEFGIAEFIDNIILKLQKWSIWNESYSIDDSRYWSDVDNHTPMHLAVLGDHPLTVTKLLPYVLKDSCDDTIIYLCIKANLLEVLRALFSMNCYNIDVTNDESGETALYLASKLNNFEIAKVLLQNGASTEVPEKLFSWTPLFIAAVENNLEIAKLLIEYGAHVYVFDESGWTPLEQAVLHGNLELADYLKLDGYDNIMKPEFGANIRDKLNEGIYNTLQDNAILNNNTSLNEVDNSGLIITEEVEENKEIGHMYLHNDESVLLITLGSNDSRIDTPAVNLNQEAITKFVPEFLKNKFTLEIRCNNAKGKKSEKIDLPIEFGSGAIKFNVPYSDDNSQSLYFDLLLNDVTSDEQQIQDDKSVTQGKRDFNPDSISNDCIVGRGISFLKRNATFVGVNKCSLYEKETIPILAKNSLELLGHIIFEYMTVNPFHHPNMLFRKTERYWKSLISTRVIGHRGLGKNVNTNKTLQLGENTVESFIAASSLGASYVEFDVQLTKDNIPVIYHDFLVSETGVDIPMHELTLEQFMDLNNVQKHISDNSKAGRRNSVGPTNFDVSKPWDIELDSNGEKPNDTMKNSNVYRSFSHNHDFVDSEKYTDRMKLTKTFKKINFKGNTRGSSIASSFVTLEELFQKLHKKVGFNIECKYPMVDEAEEEDTGSIMIEMNHWVDTVLKVVFENNKHGRDIIFSSFHPDICIMLSLKQPSIPILFLTESGVMKMADARASSLQGAIKFAREWDLLGLVSNVIPILKAPRLAKIVKNNGLVFVTYGVENNGPENVVLELNAGVDAVIVDSVLAIRKGLTREYEKGNK; encoded by the coding sequence ATGAAGTTTGGAAAGTCGTTTCCTAGATATCAGGTTCCTTCATGgtcttcaaaatatataaattataaacttTTAAAGAGGAAGATTAAAAAGGTAGAAGAAGAACAGGATTTGCTATTTGCGGAAGAGAATGgtttaaaaagaaataacgACGGTGACTCAATAGGGAAGTCCTTACCTCGTATTAACACTAGGCGAAATCCTACAGACGTTAATCATTactatttgaataataagaaggtaaaacaattaatttccgaatttaatgaatcttTGAATATATCTATTAAAAAAGTTGAAGATTTTTATAATGTAAAAACTGCTGAGTATGAAGCAAGATTAGTTAAACTTTTAACTTCAAAACAATTTAGAATTATTGATACATTATTcaaagaatataatgaacGGGGTGAAGAGTTAACTATTGATAAAGCGGATCTTCCACAATATCTAATCGACGATTTAAAGGAAATTAAAACACAACTAGTAAGGTTGATTGGTCATTTCCAAGATTTAAAGTCATTTTGtgaaatgaataaaaaagCATGTTATAAAATACTTAAGAAAGctgataaaaaattaagagTACTTGATAGAGATAAATACTACGATGAACAAATTCGctcattaaattttgaatcgTATGTCACCATCAGAGATggaatatcaaaaattgaacgTATTATGAAATCATTGGTGCCTTTATTACTCGATCTGGAAAAGAATTCGATAACGGAAGTGTCAACTATCTTTAACGAAGGTTCAGAAACTGAGAGAAATAATACTCCCAAACCAATTAAACTAAATTCTAATGTCATTGGACATGGTGACGTGTTAAATGCTATCAAATCTGATGATCAAGAAGAactattgatattattgaatgcTGAATATGGtactattgaaaatatccccattagatattttttaaatttactaAATACATCAGCAATATTTCTAGCTTTCAACTGTATGAAGACAATTTtgcaaaatatttcatcattGGAGGATGATTCAGATATAAACAATAGAAACTTCTTTCATTATCACATAATCAGTTTAGGAGAGAACTCACATTTGATGAATGAGTTCACACAAGGTATGAGTCTCTACAGAGCTTCCTCAAACGAAGAGACgaagaattatttgttGACGAAAGAAGTTTCAAGAACTTTTGACACTGAATCTTTACAAGATTCTAGttcaaaaatatctatTGCATtgctatatatattggaTAACCTACcagaaaaatttagatcACTCCTATCTAATAGAGATGTATATGGTAAGACACCATTACATTATTCAGCAGAGTTTGGTATAGCAGAGTTTATTGACAATATCATTCTGAAGCTTCAAAAATGGAGCATTTGGAATGAATCTTATTCTATAGATGATAGCAGGTACTGGTCCGACGTCGATAACCATACACCAATGCATTTGGCAGTTCTAGGGGATCATCCTTTAACTGTCACAAAATTATTGCCATACGTTTTGAAAGATTCTTGTGATGATACAATCATTTACCTCTGTATTAAAGCAAATCTTTTGGAAGTTTTACGCGCATTGTTTTCTATGAACTGTTACAATATAGATGTTACAAATGATGAGAGTGGGGAAACTGCCTTATATTTGGCTTCAAAGTTGAATAACTTTGAGATTGCTAAAGTTTTATTACAGAATGGTGCATCGACTGAAGTTCCTGAAAAGCTGTTTAGCTGGACACCTTTGTTTATTGCAGCAGTAGAAAATAACTTAGAGATCGCAAAGTTGCTTATAGAATATGGTGCACATGTTTATGTATTTGATGAAAGTGGATGGACACCATTAGAGCAAGCAGTTTTGCATGGAAATTTGGAACTTGCCGATTACTTAAAATTAGATGGTTATGATAACATCATGAAACCAGAATTTGGTGCAAATATTCGAGACAAGTTAAATGAAGGGATATATAATACATTACAAGATAATGCCattttaaacaataatacaAGTCTTAATGAAGTAGATAACAGTGGTTTAATTATAACTgaagaagttgaagaaaacaaagaaattgGGCATATGTATCTTCATAATGATGAGTCAGTATTACTAATTACACTTGGTAGTAATGATTCACGTATCGATACCCCCGCAGTTAATTTAAATCAAGAAGCCATAACCAAATTTGTCcctgaatttttaaaaaataaattcacCTTAGAAATTAGATGTAATAATGCAAAAGGCAAAAAATCAGAAAAAATTGACTTGCCAATAGAATTTGGATCAGGTGCAATCAAATTTAACGTTCCATATAGTGACGATAATTCCCAAAGCTTATATTTTGACCTTCTTTTGAATGATGTAACTAGTGATGAACAACAAATACAAGATGATAAATCAGTCACTCAAGGGAAGAGGGATTTCAACCCTGATTCTATTTCTAACGATTGTATAGTTGGAAGAGGTATATCTTTTCTAAAGAGAAACGCTACTTTTGTTGGCGTAAATAAATGTTCTCTTTATGAAAAAGAGACTATACCTATTCTTGCCAAAAATTCATTAGAATTACTTGGTCATATTATCTTCGAATATATGACGGTTAACCCTTTCCATCATCCAAACATGTTATTTAGAAAAACAGAGAGATATTGGAAGTCGTTGATTTCAACAAGAGTGATTGGACACCGTGGGCTTGGGAAAAATGTTAATACAAATAAGACTTTACAATTAGGAGAAAATACAGTTGAATCTTTCATTGCGGCATCATCTTTGGGTGCTTCTTATGTTGAATTTGATGTACAATTGACGAAAGATAACATACCAGTTATTTATCATGACTTTTTAGTTTCGGAGACAGGTGTTGATATACCAATGCACGAGTTAACTTTAGAGCAATTCATGGATCTGAATAACGTTCAAAAACATATATCTGATAACAGTAAGGCTGGTAGGAGAAACTCCGTTGGACCTACGAATTTTGACGTCAGTAAACCGTGGGATATTGAATTAGATTCCAATGGTGAAAAACCCAACGATACAATGAAAAATAGTAATGTGTATAGGAGTTTTAGTCATAATCATGACTTCGTTGATTCTGAAAAATATACTGATAGAATGAAACTTAcaaaaacttttaaaaaaataaacttCAAAGGGAATACAAGAGGTTCTTCAATTGCTTCATCTTTTGTTACACTAGAAGAATTATTCCAGAAGTTACATAAAAAAGTTGGTTTTAATATTGAGTGCAAATATCCTATGGTAGATGAAGCCGAGGAAGAAGATACTGGTAGTATTATGATTGAAATGAACCACTGGGTTGACACAGTTTTGAAAGTTGTCTtcgaaaataataaacatGGAAGAGATATCATATTTTCCTCGTTTCATCCGGATATTTGTATCATGTTATCTCTCAAACAACCAAGTAtaccaattttatttttaacagAAAGTGGTGTGATGAAGATGGCTGATGCCAGAGCCTCCTCTTTACAAGGTGCCATTAAATTTGCTAGAGAATGGGATTTATTAGGATTAGTAAGTAATGTCATTCCTATTCTTAAAGCTCCACGACTGGCAAAAATCGTGAAAAACAATGGCTTAGTATTTGTAACTTATGGCGTTGAAAATAATGGGCCTGAAAATGTAGTTCTTGAATTGAATGCGGGAGTTGATGCGGTTATTGTTGATAGTGTCCTAGCCATTAGGAAAGGATTAACTAGAGAATATGAGAAGGGTAATAAATAA
- the CAR1 gene encoding arginase (similar to Saccharomyces cerevisiae CAR1 (YPL111W); ancestral locus Anc_8.600) translates to MTFDMLEKQETPHYNFIKGHALTVIKAPFSDGQSKKGVEKGPDYLLKQGLVHDLENLGWTTEIVNPLAEVTGSVQNVTTYKNIHNIDSVACSTELIYKTVRDTTKDGRFALTLGGDHSIAIGTILGALKTYPDLGLLWIDAHADINTLDTTESGNIHGCPVAFAMGLNEVVPAPFSWLNSLRKLKKNRIAYIGLRDIDEGEKQVLKENNITSVFTMYHIDRYGMNNVIEMALKALNKDGDSPILCSYDVDSVDPLYVPATGTPVRGGLTLREGLFLAERLAETGNLVGLDIVECNPDLATNDIHVVDTISAGCAVARCALGETLF, encoded by the coding sequence ATGACGTTCGATATGTTAGAAAAACAAGAAACCCCACactataattttattaaggGCCATGCTTTGACAGTTATCAAGGCTCCATTCTCAGATGGTCAGTCAAAGAAAGGTGTTGAAAAAGGCCCAGACTATCTTTTGAAGCAAGGTTTAGTGCACGATCTAGAGAATTTAGGTTGGACTACCGAAATTGTCAACCCATTAGCTGAGGTAACTGGAAGTGTTCAGAATGTTACAACTTATAAGAATATCCACAACATAGATTCTGTTGCTTGTTCTACGGAACTTATTTACAAAACTGTCCGGGATACTACAAAGGATGGTCGGTTTGCCTTGACTTTGGGTGGTGATCATTCCATTGCTATTGGTACTATATTAGGTGCATTGAAAACCTATCCAGATCTGGGTTTACTTTGGATCGATGCACATGCCGATATTAATACTTTGGATACAACTGAATCGGGCAATATTCATGGATGCCCTGTTGCTTTTGCAATGGGTTTGAATGAAGTTGTTCCTGCTCCTTTCTCTTGgttaaattcattaagaaaattaaagaaaaacagAATTGCATATATTGGCTTAAGAGATATTGATGAAGGTGAAAAGCAGGtcttaaaagaaaataatattacgTCAGTATTCACAATGTATCACATCGATAGATACGGCATGAATAACGTCATCGAAATGGCATTGAAGGCTCTTAATAAAGATGGAGATTCTCCCATTCTATGTTCTTATGATGTCGATTCTGTGGATCCATTGTATGTACCTGCTACCGGTACACCAGTAAGAGGTGGGCTCACCTTGAGAGAAGGTTTGTTCTTAGCCGAACGGTTAGCAGAAACTGGTAACTTAGTAGGTTTAGATATAGTCGAATGTAATCCAGATTTGGCCACAAATGATATCCACGTTGTAGACACTATTTCGGCAGGCTGTGCTGTTGCAAGGTGTGCATTAGGTGaaacattattttaa
- the PEX25 gene encoding Pex25p (similar to Saccharomyces cerevisiae PEX25 (YPL112C) and PEX27 (YOR193W); ancestral locus Anc_8.601): MFIERVVSMSGRYGLNNKDAVTIEKITVLKDIVNTISGKDKIIKIIKNILDLIRVSLLTLTEKYRLSEALRDSILKRKLAYLIRNPILVLKYFILNLNLKNEKRLAFISSNLSLFRYILRFGSLPFQVPYFITIFKSLVKDNSLGNVRKIVCNQHFLSKAIEVYYTVCDELDLLYKLKFYSNATVYNKIVYHESLSWQLDIMLSLKNNFIQLKELKKQIVENEVELRIRTQAVELANGLPKRNHIKASGASNLIELENKVNGLCEQLKLTKLEMYKLIFDCLANTTDLFGIKTPRGTYNTLSLISGVLGFIKIWKTTENKLRLMRKKD, encoded by the coding sequence ATGTTCATCGAACGTGTGGTAAGTATGTCGGGTCGCTATGGATTGAACAACAAGGATGCTGTaactattgaaaaaattactGTTTTAAAGGATATTGTCAACACTATATCAGGAAAGgacaaaattattaagataatcaaaaatatactaGATTTAATAAGGGTATCGCTACTAACTCTTACTGAGAAATACCGATTGAGTGAAGCTTTAAGGGATTcgatattgaaaagaaagttgGCTTACTTGATCAGGAATCCAATTCttgttttgaaatattttattttgaatttgaatctgaaaaatgaaaagagaCTAGCCTTCATAAGCAGCAATCTATCGTTATTTAGATACATCCTAAGGTTTGGGTCATTGCCTTTCCAGGTCCCATACTTCATTacaattttcaaaagtttgGTTAAGGATAACTCACTAGGAAATGTTCGTAAGATAGTTTGCAATCAACATTTCTTATCTAAAGCGATCGAAGTGTATTATACGGTGTGCGACGAATTAGATCTGCTAtacaaattgaaattttattcGAATGCAACCGtctataataaaattgtttatcATGAATCGTTGTCATGGCAATTAGATATAATGTTAAGtttaaagaataattttattcaattaaaagaattgaaaaaacagATAGTGGAAAATGAAGTAGAACTACGAATTAGGACCCAAGCAGTAGAACTTGCAAATGGCTTACCAAAAAGAAATCACATCAAAGCCTCTGGAGCTTCGAATTTGattgaattagaaaataaagtCAATGGTCTATGTgaacaattgaaattaacaaaattagAAATGTATAAATTGATATTCGATTGCTTAGCCAATACAACAGATTTATTTGGTATTAAAACGCCAAGGGGCACATACAATACATTGTCCTTAATATCAGGTGTACTTggattcattaaaatatggAAAACAACAGAAAATAAGTTAAGATTAATGCGCAAAAAGGATTAG
- the TPHA0I01540 gene encoding uncharacterized protein (similar to Saccharomyces cerevisiae BEM3 (YPL115C); ancestral locus Anc_8.605) → MSRRKIGGGSHAFDLLQAYDDHREIKDQLIKDIEQNTVPMEDERHGVETKTGDSEQDTQTVKLLEEIKMLRNTIEKKDAEILKLNRVINEYEENKMLELLPPRSLSRSKRGVDESKSVTDIEEGKPGLPSNDLDFHSPATSVAYTTSRITITSPTKIKSDSKNTNALQSSSNNNNNNNSNNRSNNNQHQHQHQHHDGTIEFTPTSKQQLTSFNDLLVKSFDGEVPAISKNVNDNNNDGMEIDEDISDAGTPDALPQPFFNRLQKTEQPPLPPQDEQMLLTPIRTSFKFDEPKYDGTNESVELSSPIVVGSDIKNELEDSIRSLEDSEGTTTINENYQIQINDSNNINGNSTREPSLTSVLSSSSNNIVTNGRINSVNSANKYRNPSNEATPNRNISNSRINTALSNQINSPNSFVNTPISVIKSDIPLFIQPNDFHTIDPIVLTTLYFNETNENFCLVSVVDKSSRKEMFKFKKTIEQIYELDSYLKSTISVYSLQELPMLPEKHSFNNYIPAKVNGRLDTLNDYFKTLFQTNNLPNNAIIKILQFISTDTFIPPLSVDDMNSSSLMKDGVLIVRKSKTLGTGINWRLRHAQLLKDMLLLCNQRNSQVLESIKLKQATIELMPNLPDDKFGTKNGFIITEQKKSTLSNPNKYYLCTEKPKERETWVQVINKLLMDVDSSGASYNGNTIDNNNDNNNYTNSTNISAKSSMQKVSNMRSITPVSRTSENSSEHIYVTDLTLDNKTFNNKENDSNLVNTESSNGSPLENKKIVTELEICSHSKKTAPNGNDDENLNKPSTRNYPSDVKFSDSSINNALEAMTLGSLEKSDSGSNFNSSFGTRNLVFGNSLDACIALSSNTYQGQYVIPSVFFRCLEYLYKNRGLQEEGVFRLSGSSSLIKLLQEKFDKEYDVDLCNFDPSTIGDGTIATRNIDVNTVTGILKLYLRSLPHLIFGDSNYQTFKNIVDENYNKPSIIAQEFRNVINSGSVPDTSIAMMYALFELLVRITQNNKINKMNLKNLCIVFSPTLNIPINILQPFIVDFGCIFKNEEPVPDSERSEVDIHIPQL, encoded by the coding sequence ATGTCAAGAAGGAAGATTGGGGGTGGGAGTCATGCGTTTGACTTATTGCAAGCGTATGATGACCATagagaaattaaagatcaattgattaaagatattgaacAGAATACAGTACCGATGGAAGATGAACGTCATGGTGTAGAAACAAAAACTGGAGATTCAGAGCAAGATACACAAACTGTAAAATTACTggaagaaataaaaatgttgaGAAACACCATTGAGAAAAAAGATGCAGAGATACTCAAATTGAATAGAGTAATAAACGAATACGAAGAGAATAAGATGTTGGAATTACTTCCACCACGATCGTTATCGAGGAGTAAACGTGGTGTCGATGAAAGTAAATCTGTAACTGATATAGAAGAAGGTAAGCCAGGGTTGCCTAGTAACGATTTGGATTTCCACAGTCCTGCTACTTCAGTAGCATACACAACATCTAGAATCACTATCACATCACCAACAAAAATTAAGTCTGACtcaaaaaatacaaatgcATTACAATCgtcatctaataataataacaataacaatagtaataataggagtaataataatcagCATCAGCATCAGCATCAGCATCATGACGGCACAATTGAATTCACGCCAACTTCAAAACAACAATTAACTAGCTTCAATGATCTGTTAGTGAAATCATTTGATGGAGAAGTACCAGCCATATCGAAGAATGtcaatgataataataacgaCGGTATGGAAATTGACGAAGACATATCTGATGCCGGCACTCCAGATGCATTGCCTCAGccttttttcaatagaCTTCAAAAAACTGAACAACCACCATTGCCACCACAAGATGAACAAATGTTGCTCACACCAATTCGAACtagtttcaaatttgatgaaCCAAAATATGACGGAACCAATGAGTCTGTAGAATTAAGTTCACCCATAGTTGTGGGCAGTGATATTAAGAACGAGTTGGAGGATTCGATTAGATCTTTAGAGGACTCAGAAGGCACGACGACGATCAATGAGAACTatcaaatacaaattaatgatagtaataatattaatggCAATTCAACAAGAGAACCATCACTTACCAGTGTACTATCATCTTCTAGCAACAATATTGTAACCAACGGTAGAATCAATAGCGTCAATAGTGCGAACAAGTACAGAAATCCTTCGAATGAAGCAACTCCGAATAGAAACATAAGCAATAGCCGTATTAATACAGCTTTATCGAATCAAATAAACTCGCCAAATAGTTTTGTTAATACTCCTATTAGTGTAATCAAATCCGACATTCCGTTGTTCATACAACCAAATGATTTCCATACCATTGATCCAATCGTTTTAACAACATTGtattttaatgaaactAACGAAAATTTTTGCCTAGTTAGTGTTGTTGATAAATCATCTCGAAAAGAAATGTTTAAGTTTAAGAAAACTATTGAACAAATTTATGAGTTGGATTcatatttgaaatcaacCATCTCTGTATATTCATTACAAGAATTACCAATGTTACCAGAAAAGCATAGTTTTAACAATTATATTCCAGCCAAAGTAAATGGAAGATTGGATACCTTAAATGATTATTTCAAGACATTATTCCAAACTAATAATTTGCCAAACAATgcaattattaaaattttacaGTTTATAAGTACAGATACCTTTATTCCACCATTATCTGTTGATGATATGAATTCGTCGTCGTTAATGAAAGATGGTGTTTTAATTGTAAGGAAATCAAAAACTTTGGGGACAGGAATAAACTGGAGATTAAGGCATGCACAATTACTCAAAGATATGTTACTATTATGTAACCAAAGAAATTCACAAGTATTGGAGTCAATCAAATTGAAACAAGCTACCATTGAATTGATGCCTAACTTACCAGACGACAAATTTGGAACAAAGAATGGTTTCATAATAACAGAGCAGAAAAAATCAACTTTATCAAATCcaaacaaatattatttatgtaCAGAGAAACCTAAGGAAAGAGAGACTTGGGTTCAGGTAATCAATAAGTTGCTAATGGATGTTGACTCTTCGGGTGCATCATATAACGGCAATACTATtgacaataataatgacaataataattatacCAATAGTACTAACATCAGTGCTAAGAGTTCGATGCAGAAAGTGTCGAACATGAGAAGCATTACACCTGTCTCAAGAACTTCTGAAAATTCTTCAGAGCATATCTATGTAACAGATTTGACATTAGACAATAAAACTTTCaacaataaagaaaatgattcGAATCTTGTTAATACCGAATCATCGAATGGTAGCccattagaaaataaaaaaatagtaacAGAATTAGAAATTTGTTCCcattcaaaaaaaacagCACCAAACggtaatgatgatgaaaatcTGAACAAGCCAAGCACCAGAAATTATCCATCTGATGTTAAGTTTTCAGattcatcaattaataatgcTTTAGAAGCGATGACTTTAGGTAGTTTAGAGAAAAGTGATTCTGGCtctaattttaatagtTCGTTTGGAACACGTAACCTAGTGTTTGGAAATTCGTTAGATGCTTGTATAGCGCTAAGTTCGAACACTTACCAAGGACAATATGTTATTCCAAGTGTGTTCTTCAGGTGCTTGGAGTATCTATACAAAAATAGAGGGTTACAAGAAGAAGGTGTCTTCAGGTTAAGTGGTTCAAGTTCATTAATTAAGCTGCTACaagaaaaatttgataagGAATATGACGTTGATTTATGTAACTTTGATCCTAGCACAATTGGTGACGGTACAATTGCAACAAGAAATATTGACGTTAACACAGTTACTggtatattaaaattatatctaAGATCTTTACCGCATTTGATATTTGGTGATTCTAATTATCaaactttcaaaaatattgtcGATGagaattataataaacCATCAATCATTGCACAAGAATTTAGAAATGTTATAAACAGTGGATCAGTACCCGACACCAGCATTGCAATGATGTATGCTTTATTCGAATTATTGGTTAGAATCACtcaaaacaataaaatcaacaagatgaatttaaagaatttatgCATTGTATTTTCACCtactttaaatattccaaTTAATATACTACAACCATTTATTGTTGATTTTGGGtgtattttcaaaaatgaagaaCCTGTACCAGATTCTGAAAGAAGTGAAGTTGATATTCATATACCACAATTATAA